The Rhizoctonia solani chromosome 1, complete sequence sequence TCAGCAAATGCAAGTTATACATAAGGTCACAGGAAATTCAGACAATAAAAATTGATTCCGGATAGACTGTGTCCTCATCTACTCAGTAGAGGGAGTCTATATGTCATCTCGAAGAGGGTTGAAGCTGTAAATCACGCTGAAGATGCCTCACCTTCAACAACCTGGGTCCGCTACTCATCGGTTCTTGAAGTACTCGAGGAGAACGTTGAGACCTTCGCTTTCCTGGCCATAATCCTTGACCACGACGCATGAGCAACCAACGATCTTGCGAGGGTTACCTTCGCGATCAATCTTGCAGAGGCCAGCCAAGTACCAAGCACTTTGGCGTCTCCGACCTTGATCAGGTTAATGTTGTGCTCAGCGCACAAAGCAACAATGAGCTTGATGTATTCAGCTTCAGTGCAAGTTTCGACAAGAACGCAAAGATGGGCCTGGCGTTTGTCCAGCGCCTTGGCAGCCTCTCGAAGACCACGGGCGAGCCCATCATGGAGAAGAGCATTCTTCAGAACTTCCTTTATAACCACAAGAGTTCGAGCTAAGTTTAAAGCAACGTATGACACAAGCTTGCCTGGAGAGCATCTTCAACCGACATTTTGCCCTTGGGGGCTTCCTGGGCGACCTCGACCTCAGTGGTCTCAACGGGGGCATCTCCAGCGTCAGACA is a genomic window containing:
- a CDS encoding ribosomal protein L7Ae/L30e/S12e/Gadd45 family encodes the protein MSDAGDAPVETTEVEVAQEAPKGKMSEVLKNALLHDGLARGLREAAKALDKRQAHLCVLVETCTEAEYIKLIVALCAEHNINLIKVGDAKVLGTWLASARLIAKDYGQESEGLNVLLEYFKNR